One genomic segment of Candidatus Hydrogenedentota bacterium includes these proteins:
- a CDS encoding manganese efflux pump produces the protein MGRLELFGIAVGLSMDALAVAVATSVLLRRVDGHQMFRLSFHFGLFQALMPVIGWTLGSLAADYIRDYDHWIAFFLLAYVGGRALREALSSKDGEDGETRPRTDPTRGWSLVVLSVATSIDALAVGITFAMLGVAVWYPALVIGLVAGALTLAGMHFGARLGGRFGKGMEVFGGLVLLGIGFKILLEHLLS, from the coding sequence ATTGGAAGACTGGAACTGTTCGGCATCGCCGTGGGGCTTTCCATGGACGCCCTGGCGGTGGCCGTGGCCACGAGCGTCCTCCTGCGCCGGGTGGACGGGCACCAGATGTTCCGGCTGTCCTTCCATTTCGGCCTGTTCCAGGCCCTGATGCCCGTCATCGGCTGGACCCTGGGGTCCCTCGCCGCCGATTACATCCGCGACTATGACCACTGGATCGCCTTCTTCCTCCTCGCCTATGTCGGCGGCCGCGCCCTCCGCGAGGCGCTTTCCAGCAAGGACGGGGAGGACGGCGAAACGCGGCCCCGCACCGACCCCACGCGCGGGTGGAGCCTCGTGGTGCTGTCCGTGGCCACGAGCATAGACGCCCTGGCCGTGGGGATCACCTTCGCCATGCTCGGCGTCGCCGTGTGGTACCCGGCCCTGGTCATCGGCCTGGTCGCGGGCGCCCTCACGCTGGCCGGCATGCACTTCGGTGCGCGGCTCGGCGGCCGCTTCGGCAAGGGCATGGAGGTCTTCGGCGGCCTCGTGCTGCTCGGGATCGGCTTCAAGATCCTCCTCGAGCACCTCCTCTCCTGA
- a CDS encoding radical SAM protein, which produces MLNAQDTAPRRARAAALVTLGVEPVFGCNLKCNYCWGAFEEGLAGTRPRLMEWDLFRKAMDEAPDTVETVTFGSVGEPLMHPRLCEMIAYAAASGRRTAMYSNGTLLAGERAEALAAAGRAAP; this is translated from the coding sequence GTGTTGAACGCACAGGACACGGCTCCGCGCCGCGCGCGGGCCGCCGCGCTGGTGACCCTGGGCGTTGAGCCGGTCTTCGGCTGCAACCTCAAGTGCAACTACTGCTGGGGCGCGTTCGAGGAGGGGCTTGCGGGGACACGGCCCCGTCTCATGGAATGGGATCTTTTCCGCAAGGCCATGGACGAGGCGCCGGACACGGTGGAGACCGTGACCTTCGGCAGCGTCGGGGAACCGCTGATGCATCCGCGCCTTTGCGAGATGATTGCCTATGCCGCCGCCTCGGGACGGCGCACGGCCATGTACAGCAACGGCACCCTGCTTGCGGGGGAGCGCGCCGAGGCCTTGGCCGCCGCCGGCCGCGCCGCGCCCTGA
- a CDS encoding DegT/DnrJ/EryC1/StrS family aminotransferase, with translation MNETLALNGGPKSVPGPLPPWPCLNEAAIEDVVATLRSGKVNYWTGERGMEFERRFAAWQGSLFAVSTSNGTSALHTALAGLGIGPGDEVIVPSYTFIATSFAVVQAGAVPRFADVNRDDHCISVESAAKLVNRRTKAVIVVHLYGNVADMDPIRAFARAHNLFVVEDNAQAFGGEYKGRKTGTLGDIAACSFCQNKTFTTGGEGGMVTTDNEEAAWRCRSFRDHGYDVRERLRLLEMEQKLPYIHTMAGFNYRMTEMQSAIGLAELDRMDAWNMPRRRRNAGILLEALADVPQILHLPVETPERRNGWFVFPVTLDMDRMTCDMAGFLAALGAEGAPCWNVFWPQCHTEAAFQKHCAYGNSGFPFTSKEYADPASVDYTRVEVPNAVWHQTRTFITFVFPTYEEEHMRGIAAAIKKVIAAFAKQ, from the coding sequence ATGAACGAGACGCTTGCCCTGAACGGGGGCCCCAAGTCGGTGCCGGGGCCGCTGCCGCCCTGGCCCTGCCTGAACGAGGCGGCCATTGAGGATGTGGTGGCGACGCTGCGCAGCGGGAAGGTGAACTACTGGACCGGCGAGCGGGGCATGGAGTTTGAGCGGCGCTTCGCGGCGTGGCAGGGCTCGCTGTTCGCCGTGAGCACGAGCAACGGCACGAGCGCGCTCCACACGGCGCTGGCGGGGCTGGGCATCGGCCCGGGCGACGAGGTGATCGTCCCCAGCTACACCTTCATCGCCACGTCGTTCGCCGTGGTGCAGGCGGGCGCGGTGCCGCGCTTCGCCGACGTGAACCGCGACGACCACTGCATCAGCGTGGAGAGCGCGGCGAAGCTGGTGAACCGGCGCACGAAGGCCGTCATCGTGGTCCACCTCTACGGCAACGTGGCGGACATGGACCCGATCCGCGCCTTCGCCCGCGCGCACAACCTGTTCGTGGTGGAGGACAACGCGCAGGCCTTCGGCGGGGAGTACAAGGGGCGGAAGACGGGCACCCTCGGCGACATCGCGGCGTGCAGCTTCTGCCAGAACAAGACCTTCACCACGGGCGGCGAGGGCGGCATGGTCACGACGGACAACGAGGAGGCCGCCTGGCGCTGCCGCAGCTTCCGCGACCACGGCTACGACGTGCGCGAGCGCCTGCGCCTGCTGGAGATGGAGCAGAAGCTCCCGTACATCCACACCATGGCGGGGTTCAACTACCGCATGACGGAGATGCAGTCGGCCATCGGCCTCGCCGAGCTGGACCGCATGGACGCGTGGAACATGCCGCGCCGCCGCCGCAACGCGGGCATCCTGCTGGAGGCGCTGGCGGACGTGCCGCAGATCCTCCACCTGCCCGTCGAGACGCCGGAGCGGCGCAACGGCTGGTTCGTCTTTCCCGTCACCCTCGACATGGACCGCATGACCTGCGACATGGCCGGGTTCCTCGCGGCGCTCGGCGCCGAGGGCGCGCCCTGCTGGAACGTCTTCTGGCCCCAGTGCCACACCGAGGCCGCCTTCCAGAAGCACTGCGCCTACGGGAACTCCGGGTTCCCCTTCACGTCGAAGGAGTACGCCGACCCGGCGTCGGTGGACTACACGCGCGTGGAGGTGCCCAACGCCGTCTGGCACCAGACCCGCACCTTCATCACCTTCGTGTTCCCCACCTACGAGGAGGAGCACATGCGCGGCATCGCCGCCGCCATCAAGAAGGTCATCGCCGCGTTCGCGAAACAATGA
- a CDS encoding Gfo/Idh/MocA family oxidoreductase, with product MGIGNGGMSRRDFAKASAFAGFSILAAGAARAQDSAEALKVGLIGCGGRGTGAAKNLIDGVDNVKITALADAFEDKVRNCRHELEKIKDPKLRAKVAVTDEQVFVGMDAFDKLLKTDVQVVILATPPYARPVHFEAAVNAGKHIFTEKPVAVDAVGIRRFIEAARKAEANKLSVVAGTQRRHQTPYVETVKRIHGGEIGEILSGRAYWIGTLPFSHERKPEWSDLEYRLRNWYNQIWTCGDNILEQHVHNLDVINWALNAHPERVVASGGRAWKPFEERYGDIWDNFTCDYEYPGGVHILSMSRHWENSKNAVFEEVTGTKGKSSCCNLGKETSDPYVQEHIDLYASIRGTGPYLNEGVQVAESCLTAIMGRMAAYTGAEVSWDDALKSDLSLVPEELDFAKAYPLGPIPVPGQA from the coding sequence ATGGGCATCGGAAACGGCGGCATGAGCCGCAGGGACTTCGCGAAGGCCTCCGCTTTCGCGGGATTTTCCATTCTGGCCGCGGGCGCGGCGCGGGCGCAGGACAGCGCCGAGGCGCTGAAGGTCGGCCTGATCGGCTGCGGCGGGCGCGGCACGGGCGCGGCCAAGAACCTCATTGACGGCGTGGACAACGTCAAGATCACGGCGCTGGCCGACGCGTTCGAGGACAAGGTCCGGAACTGCCGCCACGAGCTGGAGAAGATCAAGGACCCGAAGCTGAGGGCCAAGGTCGCCGTGACGGACGAGCAGGTCTTCGTGGGCATGGACGCCTTTGACAAGCTGCTCAAGACCGACGTGCAGGTCGTCATCCTGGCCACGCCGCCCTACGCGCGCCCCGTCCACTTCGAGGCCGCCGTCAACGCGGGCAAGCACATCTTCACCGAGAAGCCCGTGGCCGTGGACGCCGTGGGCATCCGACGCTTCATCGAGGCCGCCCGCAAGGCGGAGGCGAACAAGCTGTCGGTGGTCGCGGGCACCCAGCGCCGCCACCAGACCCCGTATGTCGAGACGGTCAAGCGCATCCACGGCGGCGAGATCGGCGAGATCCTCTCCGGCCGCGCCTACTGGATCGGCACCCTGCCCTTCAGCCACGAGCGCAAGCCCGAATGGAGCGACCTGGAGTACCGCCTGCGCAACTGGTACAACCAGATCTGGACCTGCGGCGACAACATCCTCGAGCAGCACGTGCACAACCTCGACGTGATCAACTGGGCGCTCAACGCGCACCCGGAGAGGGTGGTGGCGTCCGGCGGCCGCGCCTGGAAGCCCTTCGAGGAGCGCTACGGCGACATCTGGGACAACTTCACCTGCGACTACGAGTACCCGGGCGGCGTCCACATCCTGAGCATGTCGCGCCACTGGGAAAACTCCAAGAACGCCGTGTTCGAGGAGGTGACGGGCACCAAGGGAAAGAGCAGCTGCTGCAACCTGGGCAAGGAGACGTCGGACCCCTACGTGCAGGAGCACATTGACCTCTACGCCAGCATCCGGGGCACGGGCCCCTACCTCAACGAGGGCGTCCAGGTGGCCGAGAGCTGCCTGACGGCCATCATGGGCCGCATGGCCGCCTACACGGGCGCGGAAGTCTCCTGGGACGACGCGCTCAAGAGCGACCTGAGCCTCGTGCCCGAGGAGCTGGACTTCGCCAAGGCCTATCCGCTCGGCCCGATCCCGGTGCCGGGGCAGGCCTGA
- a CDS encoding Gfo/Idh/MocA family oxidoreductase, whose translation MKARWAVLGSAGIARRRTIPEGIVKADNAELAAVFDVDAAANGAVAAEFGARACAGEDELLASDADIVYIATPAWLHHGQVLRAAAAGKHVFCEKPLGMTVAEGKEMVAACAKAGVKLGAGLMMRFHAQHQAALALVQSARLGVPVFARAQLSCWYPPIAGAWRQDPALGGGGSLMDLGGHCIDLLEMFFGPVSAVRCETGSLVQAYASEDTAVVLLDFACGAKGAVDCLFNVPDAASRNRLELYGSLGSILAEGTIGQGEAGRMEALLEAAPGDYAAAQERTAEGGIPIAPPPVNMYRAEVEAFSRAVLEDTPPPVPGEDGLWSQKVLAACYESARTGAKVVVR comes from the coding sequence ATGAAAGCACGATGGGCGGTTCTGGGGTCCGCGGGCATCGCCCGCCGCCGAACCATCCCCGAGGGCATTGTGAAGGCGGACAACGCGGAGCTGGCCGCCGTCTTCGACGTGGACGCCGCGGCGAACGGGGCGGTCGCCGCCGAGTTCGGCGCGCGCGCCTGCGCCGGCGAGGACGAGCTGCTGGCGTCGGACGCGGACATCGTCTACATCGCCACCCCGGCGTGGCTCCACCACGGCCAGGTCCTGCGCGCGGCGGCCGCGGGCAAGCACGTCTTCTGCGAGAAGCCCCTCGGCATGACCGTCGCCGAGGGGAAGGAAATGGTCGCCGCCTGCGCAAAGGCCGGCGTGAAACTCGGGGCCGGCCTCATGATGCGCTTCCACGCGCAGCACCAGGCCGCGCTGGCCCTCGTGCAGTCCGCCCGCCTCGGCGTGCCCGTCTTCGCGCGCGCCCAGCTCTCCTGCTGGTACCCGCCCATCGCGGGCGCGTGGCGGCAGGACCCCGCCCTCGGCGGCGGCGGCAGCCTCATGGACCTTGGCGGCCACTGCATAGACCTGCTGGAGATGTTCTTCGGCCCCGTCTCCGCCGTCCGCTGCGAGACCGGCAGCCTCGTCCAGGCCTACGCCTCCGAGGACACCGCCGTGGTCCTCCTCGACTTCGCCTGCGGCGCGAAGGGCGCCGTGGACTGCCTGTTCAACGTGCCCGACGCCGCCTCGCGCAACCGCCTGGAGCTCTACGGCTCCCTCGGGAGCATCCTGGCCGAGGGCACCATCGGCCAGGGCGAGGCCGGGCGCATGGAGGCCCTTCTCGAGGCCGCCCCCGGCGACTACGCCGCCGCCCAGGAGCGCACCGCCGAGGGCGGCATTCCCATCGCCCCGCCCCCCGTCAACATGTACCGCGCCGAGGTCGAGGCCTTCTCCCGCGCCGTGCTGGAGGACACCCCGCCGCCCGTCCCCGGCGAGGACGGCCTCTGGAGCCAGAAGGTCCTCGCCGCCTGCTACGAAAGCGCCCGCACCGGCGCGAAGGTCGTGGTGCGGTAG